The Pristiophorus japonicus isolate sPriJap1 unplaced genomic scaffold, sPriJap1.hap1 HAP1_SCAFFOLD_2436, whole genome shotgun sequence genomic interval CTCATAGGCAGTCCGGGGTCACGAGTATAAGTGCGATGTTTAGCATGGTCCCATTATGGAAATGGAGTGTAACCAGGGTAGGTGGGACAAAACAAGTGATGGTTGGGAGAAGATAAGGGAGTAGACTATTACGAGGTTGGGAAATGGGTTATGGAAAAGGAAGCAGAATATGAAGCACAGTAAAGCAGGATATGATGTTCAAGCACTAGAACGTCTTTCACGATGAATAGTAAAACTGGCCATGGATAAAGCATTACCACAATTTCCAGTTCATACTATCTTCTCAGTCCTATACTATATTAGACTCACTGGAAGGTGGCAAACTTAAGCTGCCTTCTGAAAGATAGCTATCCAAATGACATGCATGGTGATCTTGGTGCAATCTAAAAAATAATAGTGCACCAACCTGATGCACACAGAGTGACACTGGTGCATTCAGGGAGGTGTTAATTAGTTGAGCCTCTTCATTTGGACATGACCCACGATAGCAAAAGAGAAGCTGGGAATTGCAGCAGAACTCGAGCAGCAGATTTGTGTAGGAAAGAAAATATTTGGATGTATTTCTAACATAAAATCAATTATTTAAGGGTAGGTTAGTATGTTTTTCCAGACTTCTTATATTATAAATGTTGTTTATCTGCTTGTTCAGTCAGAAATCAAAATGGCTCCTGAAACCAGTTTCAAGAAATAATTTGGGTTGTTGTGTGGTAGTTGCTACTAGATTGGTTTCAGAAAAAAATGAGTGATTAGATTAGTGTTTTTTTGGTAGTTTTTGTACTTAACAGATAGTAATTAATGGAGCCAATTAATGAAAAATGACAAAAACTTGCATGACCCATTCTATACTCAACAAcagaaacttgcatttacatagcacctttaacatagaaaagcgTCCCGGGACACTTTTTGTGAGTGATAGGCAGGCGGGACTTAGTGCGAAATGTCTTTAATTTGGCGTCCACATGGTAAATTTACCTATCTCGATTGTCAACCAGTGGTTGTACAAAGTGGGGGGAGACACTTTTAAACCGGAAAGGAGATTGAAAATTAGTGAGTGTGTTAACCTAAGCTATTACGAATGAGATGTCAACAAGCAAAACAGCTACAAACCTCTCAGCCTGGAAGGGAGCACAGCTTAAAATCTATTCAAATTGCAAGCCGTCTTAGACTGGCTGTACAGTGCATGCGTACCAAATTCTGGTGGATTCATAATTATCAATCTTCTGTTTAGAAACAAGACCTGCAAGCACTCATTGTTTAAAAGCagttcagatagaaacatagaaaataggtgcaggagtaggacattcggcccttcgagcctgcaccgccattcaatgagttcatggttgaacatgcaacttcagtaccccattcctgctttctcccatatcccttgatcccccgagtagtaaggactacatctaactcctttttgaatatatttagtaaattggcctcaacaactttctgtggtagagaattccacaggttcaccactctctgggtgaagaagtttctcctcatctcggtcctaaatggcttaccccttatccttagactgtgacccctggttctggacttccccaacattgggaacattcttcctgcatctaacctgtctaaacccatcagaattttaaacatttctatgagatcccctctcattcttctgaactccagtgaatacaagcccagttgatccagtctttcttgatatgtcagtcctgccatcccgggaatcagtctggtgaaccttcgctgcattccctcaatagcaagaatgtccttcctcaagttaggagaccaaaactgtacacaatactctaggtgtggcctcaccaatgccctgtacaactgtagtaatacctccctgcccctgtactcaaatcccctcgctatgaaggccaacatgccatttgctttcttaactgcctgctgtacctgcctgccaaccttcaatgactgatgtaccatgacacccaggtctcgttgcaccaccccttttcctaatctgtcaccattcagataatagtctgtctctctgtttttacaaccaaagtggacaacctcacatttattcacattatacttcatctgccatgcatttgcccactcacctaacctatccaagtcactctgcagcctcatagcatcctcctcgcagctcatactgccacccaacttagtgtcatctgcaaatttggagatactacatttaattccattgtctaaatcattaatgtacagtgtaaacagctggggccccagcacagaaccttgcggtaccccactagtcactgcctgccattctgaaaagtacccattcactcctactctttgcttcctgtctgccaaccagttctcaatccacgtcagcacactgcccccactcccatgtgctttaactttgcacatcaatctcttgtgtgggaccttgtcgaaagccttctgaaagtccaaatacaccacatcaactggttctcccttgtccactctactggaaacatcctcaaaaaattccagaagatttgtcaagcatgatttccctttcacaaatccatgctgtcttggacctatcatgtcacctctttccaaatgtgttgctatgacatccttaatgattgattccatcattttacccactaccgatgtcaggctgaccggtctataattccctgttttctctctccctccttttttaaaaagtggggttacattggctaccctccactctataggaactgatccagagtctatggaatgttggaaaatgactgtcaatgcatctgctatttccaaggccacctccttaagtactctgggatgcagaccatcaggccctggggatttatcggccttcaatcctttcaatttccccaacacaatttcccgacaaataaggatttccctcagttcctcctccttactagaccctctgaccccttttatatccggaaggttgtttgtgtcctccttagtgaataccgaaccaaagtacttgtccaattggtctgccatttctttgttcccagttatgacttcccctgattctgactgcaggggacctacgtttgtctttcctaacctttttctctttacatatctatagaagcttttgcagtccattttaatgttccctgcaagcttcctctcgtactctattttccctgccctaatcaaacgctttgtcctcctctgctgagttctaaatttctcccagtcccctggttcgctgttatttctggccaatttgtatgccacttccttggctttaatattatccctgatgtaCAGATCTATAGCTATCACTCTTGTTTTGATCATCGAGACATAACTGCATGTTGTTCACGCTGACTCTAATGGGGCAATGCTGAATTTTTTTTGGCCAAAGTCAGAAGACTTATTTAAATAGGAGAATTATTGATAGATTTGGAAAATTTGAAAAAACTGAAACCAACAAAAAATAAAGACCATAATAAAAAGTAGTGTGAGAAATGTAAATATTTAGCTGAAAATTGGCTCCATGGTGCTTAAACCGTTTGTTTTAAATACTGCCACAAATCTGGCTttttttgaataaatttaaaatTTCTGTGTGGTATTCAGTAAGAATCTTTTGAATAGAAATATGGAGAGAATCTGCAGCATTTCAAAAATATCCTTTGGGTGCAACTCATTGTTAAGAATTTCATACATTTATTCTAAATTACAATAAAAAAAAACTTCTGTGGTATAGGAACAGTATCACTTTACTTGTCCAATGTTCAATATTCTTGAGCTCTATTTAAAtattaagaaagacttggatttacatagcgtatttcatgaccaccggatgtctcaaagcactttacagccaattaagtacttttggagtgtagtcactgttgttatgtgtaaaacgcggcagccaacttgcgcacagaaagctcccacaaacagcaatgtgataatgaccagataatctgtttttgttatgttgattgagggataaatattggccagaacaccgaggataacttccctgttcttcttcgaaatagtgccatggggtcttttgcatccacctgagagggtagacggggcctcggtttaacgtctcatccaaaagacgcaccgccgacagtgcagcaattcagcattggagtgtcagcctagattttatgtgctcaagtccctggagtgggacttgaacccacaaccttttaactcagaggcgagtgtgctaccacaaccacagctgacacctcaaAAAAATCTTTGCAAGTATCGATGCCTTCTCTAAGCAGAAATATCTTTGCTCAGTGTGGCACTTCATTGAATTGATGCAAAGAACAAGTGTGTCATATCGTTGTCTCATTGGTCGGAAGCTATATAATATGAATTACTTTGAAAAATGTACTTCTACATTGACTGTCATATCATCGTGCACCTTTTTCTATCTGTAGGAAAAAATGCATAAACTACTCGAAGTATATGAAAGACTTGGAGGTGAAGCAGATATTGTCAATCCAGCGAATGAACTTATAAAAGAGGGGCACATCCAAAAGCTGTCGGCTAAGAATGGTTCTGCTCAAGATCGATACCTGTTTCTGGTAAGCTAACTAAACCCTCAGTTTTTAAAAAGGGGTTTACATTTTTCTTGTTTTTTTAAGTTTCATCCCTTCATTGAGGACTTTGAGTTGGTTAATGAATTTCTTTATTTTCACTGTCCCTGCAATTCCAATAGCAGACCTACAGGAGGTGTGACATAGTTAGTCTCTGTCGGTTTAGTGACTTTTTTCACTTATAACACCCTGTCCAGTGGCTTTGTTGCAAACCTATAAAAGTTTCACCCAACTGAAACAGACACACAGTCTGCAGTAAGAGGAGGCAAAAGGTTGTGAAATATCAATATTTTTGAGACTAGCATTATTTTCCCATTTTCTTCTTTGGGAATACCGCTTGTTGCCTTTGCTCCCCACCTCAGAACCTTTGATGTTGATTTGCAATTAACAAATAGAATAATCACATTTGAGGGAAGCAGTAAACAAAGAGCTATATTAAACCCCTTTTCACATGTAGTACtttaagtgtagttactgttgtattaGTAAAtggtcagtactgtactgaagtggaaTGGGGCTTGAATGCACAACCTCATGACTCAAATGGGAGTACAACCAGAGTTAAACCGAGTGAAATGTTGAAGAGACTACAGGGACATGCATTGAGGGACAAATTTTCTAAATGACTAAACCAATGTGTGTCACTTGAAAAATGCCTTAAGGTATTTCAAACAAATATTTGCAAAATAATTTCAATGTTGTATAATTTTGTAATTTAGAGTTAGTGAAAGTTTTTTTTGGACCCGTGATCCGCGATTGATTTTTGCAAAGACAAAACTTGAAATCTAGACTGCTTCAGTGATTAAACCTTGAATATTGATCTCTTGCCATCTCTGCTTATTACTAAAATTGAAATCAAATCTTGTTTCATACTGTGATAATTTAATATAATCTGTCGCAATTAttgttttaacttttttttaaacgaAAAGTTACATAAAACAGTATAATCTGTCTGCCGCCAGCTGCAGACTTAAGCATTTTTGGCAGTCTGTGTATTGCAATGGATTAGGATGGATGGATACAACTTGAAATTAAACACTTTTGCCTTTAGTTCAACAATATGGTTCTTTACTGTGTGCCAAAGCTTCGACTGATGGGGCAGAAAttcagtgtgagagagaggattGACATTGCCGGCATGCAGGTTTGTGACATCATTTGTTAAATAATTATTTTACTAATGTATTGATCATTATGTTTTGATAATATATTTGGAATAATACAATTCTACTCTTCAGATACAAGAAATTGTAAAGTCGAATGTGACTCATACGTTTACAATAATCGGAAAACAACGATCCTTGGAACTTCAAGCCAGGTATGTGGAAAGTTTTAAAGCATCATTATGATTGTTCAAGTTAAACAATATATTAAATTTGTAAGACAAAATTGTATTACATTGAAAACATTTCAAACAGTTTTTTAATGCTTGTTTATGTTAGTTGGAATGCTTGGCATCAAGAATAAAATATGACACACCTATCAGTATAACTAACCCTCCAAAATGTTAATTTTGTAGGACTGAGGAAGAAAGGAAAGATTGGTTTCAGGTGTGTAACTTGCTGTAAAAGATGTTATTATTGCTTTGTATTCCAGACAATACTACAGTTTTTTAACTATCTTATGAAACTTTCGTCATTTTTATTAGGTTATCCATGCTACAATTGAAAAGCACAAGCAAAACAGTGAAACATTCAACAAGGCTTTTAATAGTTCTTTTTCGAGGGATGAAGAGTATCCTCCAGATTCCCCTGTAAGTAGAACAGATCTTCAAGTGCATAATGCATGACGACATTTTAGGCAGCTAAGTTCATGAAAAAGATGCCTATAGTAAACAAGATAGAGGATTGGGAGACTACAGCTGATAGTGAATTATTTTTGATACCAATGTGATCTCAATAATAGAGTCTAACAATGCAGTCTGTACATTCAGAGCTGTAAACATTGGACAAATTCTAGGTGCCACCTGACTTTAAAAACATAAATGTGATTAAAAGCAGCAACATTGGATGCAGCAAggtgtatacataagaacataagaacataagaattaggaacaggagtaggccatctagcctctcgagcctgctccgccattcaataagatcatggctgatctggccgtggactcagctccacttaccctcccgctccccgtaacccttaattcccttattggttaaaaatctatctatctgtgacttgaatacattcaatgagctagcctcaactgcttccttgggcagagaattccacagattcacaaccctctgagagaagacattccttctcaactcggttttaaattggctcccccgtattttgaggctgtgccccctagttctagtctccccgaccagtggaaacaacctcaccgcctctatcttgtccatccctttcattattttaaatgtttctataagatcacccctcatccttctgaactccaacgagtaaagacccagtctactcaatctatcatcataaggtaaccccctcatctccggaatcagcctagtgaatcgtctctgtaccccctccaaagccagtatatccttccttaagtaaggtgaccaaaactgcacgcagtactccaggtgcggccttaccaataccctgtacagttgcagcaggacctccctgcttttgtactccatccctctcgcaatgaaggccaatattccattcgccttcctgattacctgttgcacctgcaaactaactttttgggattcatgcacaaggacccccaggtccctctgcacctcagcatgttgtaatttctccccattcaaataatattcccttttactgtttttttttcccaaggtggatgacctcacactttccgacattgtattccatctgccaaaccttagcccattcacttaacctatctaaatctctttgcagcctctctgtgtcctctacacaacccgctttcccactaatctttgtgtcatctgcaaatattgttacactacactctgacccctcttccaggtcatctatgtatattgtaaacaattgtggtcccagcacagatccctgtggcacaccactaaccaccgatttccaaccggaaaaggacccatttatcccgactctctgctttctgttcaccagccaattctctatccatgctaatacatttcctctgactctgcgtacctctatcttctgcagtaaccttttgtgtggcaccttattgaatgccttttggaaatctaaatacaccacatccatcggtacacctctatccaccatgctcgttatatcctcaaagaattccagtaaattagttaaacatgatttccccttcatgaatccatgctgcgtctgcttgattgcactattcctatctagatgtcccgctatttcttccttaatgatagtttcaagcattttccccactacggatgttaaactaaccggcctatagttacctgccttttgtctgcccccttttttaaacagaggcgttacattagctgctttccaatccgctggtacctccccagagtccagagaattttggttgattataacgaatgcatctgctataacttccgccatctcttttaataccctgggatgcatttcatcaggaccaggggacttgtcaaccttgagtcccattagcctgtccagcactacccccctagtgatagtgattgtctcaaggtcctcccttcccacattcctgtgaccagcaatttttggcatggtttttgtgtcttccactgtgaagaccgaagtatgGATATATTTCTCTTATCTCTTCATCATCTTCTCTGCCAACTTCCTCTTCTTTTTCTGTTGGCCTCTTTCTCTCTTCGACTTTCATAActcacatgtacagtagacacctaaagtcactggagaaataccaccaacgatgtctccgcaagatcctacaaatcccctgggaggacagatgcatcaacattagcgtcctcgaccaggccaacatccccagcattgaagcactgaccacacttgatcagctctgctgggcgggccacattgtccgcatgccagacatgagactcccaaagcaagcgttctactcagaactcctacacggcaagtaagccccaggtgggcagcggaaacgttacaaggacaccttcagtgcctccctgataaagtgcaatatccccactgacacctgggagtccctggccgaagatcgccctaagtggagcaagtgcatacggaagggcgctgagcacctcaagtctcatcgtcgagagcatgcagaaatcaagcgcaggcagcagaaagagcgtgcagcaaacctgtcccacccaccctttccctcaacgactatctgtcccatctgtgacagggactgtggctctcatattggactattcagtcacctaagaactcagtttaagcgtggaagcaagtcttcctcgattccgaggcactgcctctgatgatgatgatggctgtgaCTGAGTGCCTTTTCTTGTGTTCTCAAAAAGCAAGAGTCAGCTAGGGAGCCAGGGCCATcctagcatttttttttaaatcctgctcTCTCCTACATCTCTTGCATGTAATCTTTTATCTATGTCCCCTTTTTCTAAACTCTTCAGTCACTGGAAAAAGTCTGTCTTTGTCCCatcgcttcataattttaaacacttctatcaaattccCCTGTAAACTCCTTTGTTCTCGACAAAACTGCTCCAATTTTTAAAGTCTTTATTTGTATTTCCTCAGattaggcagcatcctagtgaatctgctgtactctttttttttttattggCTCCACATCATTCCTATAGTGTGGAGTCAAAAACTGCACATGATATTCCAACTGTGGTTCACTCTTGCATTTTGTTAGATTCACTATGACTTTTATATTCTATAAAAACCACAAAACCCAATATTCTATTTTTTTTTCTGGTGGCCTTATGAATTTGAGGTGCCTGAACAGGCCACAATCCCTCTGCTTTTCCACATCACTGAATCTTCAAAGTACTTTGGGTTTTTTTGACCAAAATATACCACCTCACAGTTGATGACGTTGAATTCCATCTCCCATTTTTCTGCCCATTCCACTGTTTTATTAATATCCTCTTGTAGCTTCCTTTGATCCTCAGAATTATTGGCTATGCCTCCTATTTCAGTAGTGTACATCGCTTACATTTAATCTTCTGTGTACACAGTGAACAGAAATGGTCCCAGAACAGAACCCAGTGGAATGTCGCTACCCACTTGCAATCACTTCTGAGAAACTGCCCTTAACTCCTACTCTGCTCCCTTTTTAATACATTTTGCTATCCTTCCTATAATTCCATACCCTTTCATCTTCTCCAATAGTCTCTTTTGTtatcttgtcaaaggctttctgtgATGAAACTCAGTTAGGTGGGAACAAAACAATACAAGGCATTGATATTGTAGGTGACTGTAGCAATATACCCAAGTAAAACGAGCGATAGTTGGTGGGATTGTTAGCAAGCCACTTTCAAATGTACACTGTAACTATAAACATCATCAAAAAGTATCGCTAAAATTCCTTTCCCATTTCTTCTAGCCATTCATTAATATAAGTTTCTTTTAAAAACCTGCCTCCATTTCTAACTGCTACAACCATACAGCCATCAGGTTGGTACAGTGAAAAACTAATATCCCTCAACGATGCAAGCAGCTGTACCCATCTCTCCATCATGAAATTAACTGATAGATTACAAcagccacttgcatttatatagctcctttagtgTGACTGAAAAAGTACATCGTTTACATTGTTTGAAGTACTGCAAAGCAAGGTAATGGTgaccagcttttagtcccattcaccccccaccccccccgccaaccTTTTGTGGTCCAGTGTCCATTTTTTCTGATTAAGCACCTGGGGATGTTTTTCCATATTTAAGATGCTTTTTAAATGCTCGTTGTACAATTCTCAAATGGTTGACCTCACAGTGATAATATATTTGTTAAAATGACTGTTTTGTTTTATAGGTACCAGGCGCAACTTGTGCTGAAACTAATGTAGGAGGTGACTTCTCCAGTCCATCTGCTTTGGTAAGTGAACATTAAAGTTATTCAATCTACAGTCTACTGTGTACCTCTGGGACATACATGAGAGCCTATGGATACTTTATTCCAGAAAATGAGAACTATACAGATATTGTAAATCCTTTATTACAACAAAATGATTTTCTGACACACTTTGTAAGGTGGAACAGAAACTACTAAACATTGCATTAAATACTTAAAGTATGCTAATAGATCTGCCATAGCATTGCACACTGCAAATTGGAGGATATTGTcctatcattgggcccaagtttccacatgatttgtgcctgatttttaggagcaactggtggagaacggactatcttagaaattgcaattctccacttttttttctgcagttcgagacAGATAgaacactttggaacagaatttttttcttcaaaagggggtgtgtccggccactgacgcctgatttgaaactttccacagtgaaaacgtactccaaactaacttagaatggagcaagtgaagatttttgtagaactgaaaaaacctgttctacacattaaaaaattaggtgcaggttacaaattaggcgtccagaacgaggtggggagggaagggaagtcattaaattctataataaatccttatttatacttatacaaatattatacaaataaatccaacctgaataaacatttataagcaaagaaaagattaaataaaccatcttcctacctgtgtgaaagtgcttcaggcaggcctttcgggaccgaaggc includes:
- the LOC139245856 gene encoding FYVE, RhoGEF and PH domain-containing protein 3-like yields the protein KQDVCGNLTLQHHMLEPVQRIPRYELLLKDYLKKLPEDSLDRKDAEKSLELISTAANHSNVAIRKMEKMHKLLEVYERLGGEADIVNPANELIKEGHIQKLSAKNGSAQDRYLFLFNNMVLYCVPKLRLMGQKFSVRERIDIAGMQIQEIVKSNVTHTFTIIGKQRSLELQARTEEERKDWFQVIHATIEKHKQNSETFNKAFNSSFSRDEEYPPDSPVPGATCAETNVGGDFSSPSAL